Proteins encoded within one genomic window of Candidatus Binatia bacterium:
- the topA gene encoding DNA topoisomerase 1 — MAKNLVIVESPAKAKTLKKYLGRDYEVRASVGHILDLPKTKLGVDIEKGFQPEYHVIRGKGKIIEELRKAARDKERIYLGPDPDREGEAIAWHIAQTISRDEEGESQDGKQGRNGKRTKKAKKDDGAPTAESEARRVETSPGPAQPKDPRIRRVLFHEITKRAVLQALENPRDLDRRLYEAQQTRRILDRLVGYQVSPLLWKKVRRGLSAGRVQSVALRLICEREREIRAFVPVEYWSLTAKLEGSVPPPFEAKLVRIGDRKLDPRSFRIENEEAARELVDRLRSATWRVTKVERKERKRNPAPPFTTPRLQQEAARKLGFRPSRTMRIAQRLYEGVELGPEGAVGLVTYIRTDSVRTAPEALEAVRGWIREKFGLDYLPEQPLAYKNKKGTQDAHEAIRPTSMEHTPERVAPYLSKEELALYTLVWNRFVASQMKPAVFDQTIIEIEADGTVFRASGQILKFDGFMRVYTEEKDENGGQEEAKGLETEAKGGEPEGKGEESEEEAPEGLLPNLSEGEELRLLELVPAQHFTQPPPRFTQATLIRELEEKGIGRPSTYATIVSTILDRNYVVEDKSRRLRPTELGFLVSDLLVEAFPDIFNVEFTARMESDLDEIEEGKRKWVEAMQKFYEPFSRDLAQAEAKMRDVKREGYPTDILCDACGAPMVIKWGRSGEFLACSKYPECKNTKNFVRDAEGNLRILEDETTDEVCDKCGKPMRVRFGRYGKFLGCTGYPECKNVRSLARAIPTGLPCPECREGEVLEKKSRRGETFFSCSRYPECRFATGDRPVPEPCPRCEAPFLVEKTTKRDGTVRRCLSEGCRYRETVAEAEAV, encoded by the coding sequence ACGTCATCCGGGGAAAGGGGAAAATCATCGAGGAGCTCCGCAAGGCAGCCAGGGACAAGGAACGCATCTACCTGGGGCCCGACCCGGACCGCGAAGGCGAGGCCATCGCCTGGCACATCGCGCAAACGATCTCGCGGGACGAAGAGGGCGAGAGCCAGGACGGCAAGCAGGGAAGAAACGGCAAGCGGACAAAAAAAGCGAAAAAAGACGACGGCGCTCCCACCGCCGAGTCCGAGGCCCGGCGGGTGGAAACTTCGCCGGGACCGGCACAGCCCAAGGACCCCCGGATCCGGCGGGTTCTCTTCCACGAGATCACCAAGCGGGCGGTTCTCCAGGCACTCGAGAACCCGCGAGATCTCGACCGTCGCCTTTACGAGGCGCAGCAGACGCGCCGGATCCTGGACAGGCTCGTGGGCTACCAGGTTTCGCCGCTCCTCTGGAAAAAAGTGCGCCGCGGGCTTTCCGCCGGGCGAGTCCAGTCCGTGGCTCTCCGGCTCATCTGCGAGCGGGAGCGCGAGATCCGGGCCTTCGTCCCGGTCGAGTACTGGTCCTTGACCGCGAAACTCGAAGGTTCCGTCCCGCCGCCCTTCGAGGCCAAGCTCGTTCGGATCGGGGACCGAAAGCTCGACCCCCGGAGTTTCCGGATCGAAAACGAGGAAGCGGCTCGCGAGCTCGTCGACCGCCTCCGCTCGGCTACCTGGCGTGTCACGAAGGTCGAACGCAAGGAACGGAAAAGGAACCCGGCTCCGCCCTTCACGACGCCGAGGCTCCAGCAGGAGGCCGCGCGCAAGCTCGGGTTCCGGCCGAGCCGTACGATGCGGATCGCGCAGAGGCTCTACGAGGGGGTCGAACTCGGTCCCGAGGGTGCCGTGGGGCTCGTGACGTACATTCGAACCGACTCGGTGCGGACGGCCCCCGAGGCGCTCGAGGCCGTTCGAGGCTGGATCCGGGAGAAATTCGGCCTCGACTACCTCCCCGAGCAGCCTCTCGCCTACAAGAACAAGAAGGGGACGCAGGACGCCCACGAAGCGATTCGGCCCACTTCGATGGAGCACACTCCCGAGCGGGTCGCTCCCTACCTGAGCAAGGAGGAACTGGCCCTGTACACGCTCGTCTGGAACCGGTTCGTCGCGAGCCAGATGAAGCCCGCGGTCTTCGACCAGACGATCATCGAAATCGAAGCCGACGGGACCGTGTTCCGGGCGAGCGGGCAGATCCTGAAGTTCGACGGCTTCATGCGGGTGTACACGGAAGAGAAAGACGAAAACGGCGGGCAGGAGGAGGCAAAGGGCCTGGAGACCGAGGCGAAAGGGGGAGAGCCCGAGGGGAAAGGGGAGGAGTCCGAGGAAGAGGCGCCCGAGGGGCTTCTCCCGAACCTTTCGGAGGGCGAAGAACTTCGGCTCCTCGAGCTCGTGCCGGCGCAGCATTTCACGCAGCCACCGCCGCGGTTCACGCAAGCCACCCTCATCCGAGAGCTCGAGGAAAAAGGCATCGGCCGGCCGTCGACGTATGCGACCATCGTGTCCACGATCCTCGACCGGAACTACGTCGTCGAGGACAAATCCCGGCGGCTGCGCCCGACCGAGCTCGGCTTTCTGGTGAGCGACCTCCTGGTCGAAGCCTTTCCCGACATTTTCAACGTGGAGTTCACGGCACGCATGGAGAGCGACCTCGACGAGATCGAGGAAGGCAAGCGGAAGTGGGTGGAGGCCATGCAGAAGTTCTACGAACCCTTTTCGCGCGACCTCGCGCAGGCCGAAGCGAAGATGCGGGACGTGAAGCGCGAGGGCTATCCCACGGACATCCTGTGCGACGCTTGCGGGGCACCCATGGTCATCAAGTGGGGACGGTCGGGGGAGTTTCTCGCCTGCTCGAAGTACCCCGAGTGCAAGAACACGAAAAACTTCGTGCGCGACGCCGAGGGCAACCTCCGCATCCTCGAGGACGAAACGACGGACGAGGTTTGCGACAAATGTGGAAAACCGATGCGGGTCCGATTCGGCCGTTACGGGAAGTTCCTGGGTTGCACCGGATATCCGGAGTGCAAGAATGTACGTTCGCTGGCCCGCGCCATTCCGACGGGGCTCCCGTGCCCGGAGTGCCGAGAGGGTGAGGTCCTCGAAAAGAAGTCACGCCGTGGCGAGACGTTCTTCAGTTGCAGTCGCTATCCCGAGTGCCGGTTCGCGACGGGGGACCGTCCCGTCCCCGAGCCGTGCCCCCGGTGCGAGGCGCCGTTTCTCGTGGAGAAAACGACCAAACGCGACGGCACGGTCCGACGCTGCCTGAGCGAAGGTTGCCGGTATCGCGAGACCGTTGCGGAAGCCGAGGCCGTCTGA
- the trmFO gene encoding methylenetetrahydrofolate--tRNA-(uracil-5-)-methyltransferase TrmFO — protein MRARHEEFVTVVGGGLAGSEAAWQLACRGVPVRLYEMRPRRQTEAHRSEKLAELVCSNSFRNNTLDTAVGVLKEEMRKLGSVIMEVADRCQVPAGAALAVDRELFAEGVTSLVEGHPLVEVVREELERIPPGIVIVATGPLTSPSFSSHLQSVLGEKYLYFYDAISPIVTAESIDPEVTFRASRYDKGGEDYINCPLTREQYYAFVDALLAAEKVPTREFERCIYFEGCMPIEEMARRGRESLAFGPMRPVGLVDPRTGERPYAVVQLRQDDRNATLYNMVGFQTRMKYPEQRRVFRMIPGLEKAEFVRLGSLHRNTFVNSPRVLLPTLQLRANPDVFLAGQLIGVEGYVESAAAGLLAGINAARRLRGEPLLVPPPTTSLGSVLAYVCDPQRRDFQPMNANFGLFPPVPGARGAERRRRQAARALRDMDAWILRHGLAREIDERHLASTRGAE, from the coding sequence ATGAGAGCGCGACACGAGGAGTTCGTGACCGTCGTCGGTGGGGGACTCGCCGGTAGCGAAGCTGCCTGGCAGCTCGCGTGCCGCGGGGTCCCGGTGCGGCTCTACGAAATGCGGCCCCGGCGGCAGACCGAGGCGCACCGCTCCGAGAAGCTCGCCGAGCTCGTGTGTTCGAACTCCTTCCGGAACAACACGCTCGACACCGCCGTGGGAGTCCTCAAGGAGGAAATGCGGAAGCTCGGGTCCGTCATCATGGAGGTCGCGGACCGTTGCCAGGTGCCGGCCGGAGCGGCCCTCGCGGTCGATCGGGAGCTTTTCGCAGAAGGGGTCACTTCGCTCGTCGAGGGGCACCCGCTCGTGGAGGTGGTCCGAGAGGAGCTCGAACGCATCCCGCCCGGCATCGTGATCGTAGCCACGGGACCCCTCACCTCGCCGAGCTTCTCCTCGCACCTGCAGTCGGTCCTCGGCGAGAAGTACCTCTACTTCTACGATGCCATCTCGCCCATCGTGACGGCCGAGTCCATCGACCCGGAGGTGACCTTCCGGGCTTCCCGGTACGACAAAGGGGGCGAAGATTACATCAATTGTCCTTTGACCCGGGAGCAGTACTACGCCTTCGTCGATGCCCTTCTGGCGGCGGAGAAGGTGCCCACCCGCGAGTTCGAGCGCTGCATCTATTTCGAAGGCTGTATGCCCATCGAAGAGATGGCGCGTCGGGGCCGGGAGTCGCTGGCTTTCGGGCCCATGCGTCCGGTCGGCCTCGTCGATCCCCGGACGGGCGAGCGCCCCTATGCCGTGGTCCAGCTCCGGCAGGACGACCGCAACGCGACTCTCTACAACATGGTAGGGTTCCAGACGCGGATGAAGTATCCCGAACAGCGGCGGGTCTTCCGTATGATTCCGGGCCTCGAGAAGGCCGAGTTCGTCCGTCTCGGGAGCCTCCACCGGAACACGTTCGTCAATTCGCCCCGTGTTTTGCTCCCGACTCTCCAGCTCAGGGCGAATCCGGATGTCTTTCTGGCCGGGCAGCTCATCGGGGTGGAAGGCTACGTCGAGTCGGCGGCGGCGGGGCTTCTCGCCGGGATCAACGCCGCCCGCAGACTTCGGGGCGAGCCGCTGCTCGTCCCCCCGCCGACCACTTCCCTCGGGTCGGTCCTCGCCTACGTTTGCGACCCGCAGAGGCGGGATTTCCAGCCGATGAACGCGAACTTCGGCCTCTTCCCGCCGGTTCCCGGCGCTCGCGGCGCCGAGCGGCGCCGCCGGCAGGCCGCCCGAGCGCTTCGCGACATGGACGCCTGGATTCTCCGGCACGGCCTCGCCCGGGAAATCGACGAGCGCCATCTGGCTTCCACGCGGGGCGCGGAGTAA